The sequence CATTACTGGTGGTAATACAAACCATGGTTTATTTACAATATCGCCTATATTTTCGCAAGTACTATTCACTCTATATTGCTCTGTTTTATCGAGATGTATTAATTTATGGTACGGACAATTTTCTGTTTTTCTATTGTTTTTTGGAATCCATTGAAGTTTGGATTTACAATTTTCTTGCGCCAAATATCCTGATTGAATGCAAATTTCTTTTTCTTCCAAATCATTATATGGAGCCTGAAACCAATTTGTTCTTGGAAACAAACGAAAAACATCAAATAAAATTGGAGCAGCACTTTCAACACCGGTCAGTAATGGTCTTCCTTCTCCAGTTGCATTACCCACCCAAACAGCTACTACATAATCTCCAGTTATACCAACTGCCCAAGCATCTCTACCACCGAAACTTGTACCCGTTTTCCAAGCGATTTTAAGTGACGAATCATAAAAACGCCAAGCTTCATCTCCTTGAGGACGATTTACTTCTCTCATCGCATTAAAAGTTTGCCAAATAGCTCCGGCACTAAAAACATTTTTCTCTTTTTTTGGCTTTCCAAAATCAACTTTCAGATTACTATTATAATTTAAATTAGCTAATTCATTACTTCTAAATTCGTCTTGTGTCTTCGTATAATTAGATAACGTTCCAGACATGTAAGCGTAGGAACGACATAAATCCCAAAGATTTGTCTCTGCACCACCAAGAATTAAAGAAAGTCCATAATTAGAAGGATGACGGTTCACATCTCTTAGTTTCAATTTTTGAAGTTGTTCATAAAATTTTGTCACAGAATATTGTTGCAACATTAATACAGACGGTATATTTAATGATCTTGACAATGCTCTACTTGCAGGAACAGCTCCGTCAAAACTAAAATCATAATTTTGTGGACTATAACCCGAAATTTGTGTTGGAATATCTGGAATTAATGTATTGGGTAAAATTTCACCCTCATCTAACATAGACGCATATAGAAAAGGTTTTAAAATACTTCCCGTACTCCTTGGCGCTTCAATTATATCTACATCTTTTTGGTGAGAAATATCGGTTGGACTATTACCAACATAGGAAATTATATTCCTAGTTTTAACATCTACAACCAAAACTGCAATATTATGCACCTGATTTTGCTTGTATAAATTATAATATTGACTAACAATTTCATTTACACGTTCATGAACGCCTAATTTTAAAGTAGTTTTTATTTTCTCTCCTTTATTTGTTTTTGCTATTTTCTGCAATAAATGTGGTGCTGTTTGCGGAACGACAAATGGCTTTTCCGGAAGTGACTCGAGCAAAGAAAGCTCATAAGTATCTTTATCTATAGTCTTCTCTTCAAAAAGTTTTTTCAACAATCTATTTCTTTTTTCTAATAATTTTTGCTGGTTTTTACCCGGATAAATCAAACTAGGAGCATTCGGAAGCACAGCTAAAGTTGCGGTTTCTGCCCATGATAATTGATGTGGTTTTAATCCAAAATATCTCCATGAAGCCATTTCTAACCCAACAACATTACCACCATATGGCGCATGAGCTGCATAAAGTCTTAGTATTTTATCTTTTGAATGACGAAACTCTAATCGTGTAGCTAATATTACCTCAACTATTTTTTCAAAATAGGAACGTTTTGTACCTTCTCTATGTAAACGAATAACCTGTTGTGTTAATGTACTACCGCCTCTTACTACTTTATTTGCCCTCCTATTTTGCAAAAAAGCATGATACATAGAAACTGGATTAAAACCAAAATGATAATAAAAATGTTGATCTTCGAATGCTAGTATGCATTTTTCAAATTTTTTCGGAAGACTGTCACTTTCTGGAAATCTCCATTGTCCATCATCTGCAATCTTAGCCCCAATAAAATGTCCTTCCGCACTTTCAATTACAGTTGTATAATTTGGTTTAAAAAGCACTTTAGGAAGCGAAAAGTAATAAACAATCATAAGTATTATACTTATGATTGTTTTTATTTTGTGCCTTTTCAAAAACACTATTAGAGACCTAACAGGTTTTCGAAACCTTTTAAATCTATTAGATTTTATTCTTTTATAATTTTTATCCACTGTCCTTTATCTCTTGCAACATAATTATCATCATACATCGCTTCGCATTGAATACCTGGCAAGTAATAATCCCCAAGATAAGATGCATTTAATAAAATTGTGAATACTCTCGTTTCACCCGCTTTTAAATCGAAATAGAAATTGGTTCTATCGTCTCTAATATCAATATAGTCTGCTTTATTTTCCGCATAGCTACCAAAATCGGTAAATCTTGAATTCATAATTTCAAATCCAGATGGAACAATTTGTGTTAACGCAACATTTTCAATTCTTTCACTTGAGGTATTTCTGATTACAACTTGAGCTACAATTTCCGTCCCTTGTTGTACTTGATTTAAATTAATTGATGCACCCGATTTTGTTTTATAACTTGTAACTACATCTAAATTTTTATGCATTTCTTTTTCTTCTCCTATCGGAAGTACTCCACTATTTAAAACACGAACATAAATAGTATTACTATTATTGTTTTTTACTGTTATCGAATAATTTCCTTTTTTTACAGCTAAAGTTTTATCTATAACAGATTTCTGCGTCACCAGGTTTTCAGATTTACCATTGAAACTAATTTGCGCACTAACACCTTTCCCTCCGTTTTTGATAGCAAATTT is a genomic window of Flavobacterium jumunjinense containing:
- the pbpC gene encoding penicillin-binding protein 1C; its protein translation is MIVYYFSLPKVLFKPNYTTVIESAEGHFIGAKIADDGQWRFPESDSLPKKFEKCILAFEDQHFYYHFGFNPVSMYHAFLQNRRANKVVRGGSTLTQQVIRLHREGTKRSYFEKIVEVILATRLEFRHSKDKILRLYAAHAPYGGNVVGLEMASWRYFGLKPHQLSWAETATLAVLPNAPSLIYPGKNQQKLLEKRNRLLKKLFEEKTIDKDTYELSLLESLPEKPFVVPQTAPHLLQKIAKTNKGEKIKTTLKLGVHERVNEIVSQYYNLYKQNQVHNIAVLVVDVKTRNIISYVGNSPTDISHQKDVDIIEAPRSTGSILKPFLYASMLDEGEILPNTLIPDIPTQISGYSPQNYDFSFDGAVPASRALSRSLNIPSVLMLQQYSVTKFYEQLQKLKLRDVNRHPSNYGLSLILGGAETNLWDLCRSYAYMSGTLSNYTKTQDEFRSNELANLNYNSNLKVDFGKPKKEKNVFSAGAIWQTFNAMREVNRPQGDEAWRFYDSSLKIAWKTGTSFGGRDAWAVGITGDYVVAVWVGNATGEGRPLLTGVESAAPILFDVFRLFPRTNWFQAPYNDLEEKEICIQSGYLAQENCKSKLQWIPKNNRKTENCPYHKLIHLDKTEQYRVNSTCENIGDIVNKPWFVLPPVMELYYKSKNVNYLPLPNYKPGCVAVNQGRKMEFIYPNANTKIVLTKDFDGKLQPVIVKVAHSETEAELFWYLDDKYLGSTKTFHEKQILATSGTYIITVVDQHGEELKRRILIESN